The following proteins are encoded in a genomic region of Rhizobium sp. ZPR4:
- a CDS encoding DUF1501 domain-containing protein, which translates to MTCELMTPTRRAVLGASGALFAWAFIPRFAHAAGGRDPRFITIILRGALDGLTAVPPVGDPDYQALRQSIAMTTSGPEAALPLDSFFALHPSMPNFNRLYRAGQAAVVHASATPYRDRSHFDGQDVLESGYEMPGRVESGWLNRMLEGLPKGDKVSPGASEIRGLSVGANAPLVIRGKAPVLGWSPSNLQPVSDDLPPRLMDLYNHTDPLFAKILAEGISTGKIAAGLDVKARGGPGDPTGMEQMARGAARLLAQDDGPRVAALAFEGWDTHAGEVDRLNKLLVGLDNSFAAFQQELGPAWKDTAIFVATEFGRTAQVNGTQGTDHGTGTAAFLAGGAIKGGRVIADWPGLKQAQLRDGRDLAATTDLRAVVKGIAVDLLGASPAVLTRDVFPGSDHVLPMKGLIV; encoded by the coding sequence ATGACCTGCGAACTCATGACCCCCACCCGTCGTGCCGTGCTTGGTGCTTCAGGCGCCTTGTTTGCCTGGGCTTTCATCCCACGCTTTGCCCATGCCGCCGGCGGACGCGACCCGCGTTTCATCACGATCATCCTGCGTGGTGCGCTCGATGGCCTGACCGCTGTTCCGCCGGTCGGCGACCCCGATTATCAGGCGCTGCGGCAGTCGATCGCGATGACGACGAGCGGCCCGGAGGCGGCTCTTCCGCTCGACAGTTTCTTCGCGCTGCATCCGTCGATGCCGAATTTCAACCGGCTCTATCGAGCCGGGCAGGCAGCAGTCGTGCATGCCAGCGCGACACCCTATCGCGACCGGTCGCATTTCGACGGCCAGGACGTGCTCGAATCGGGCTATGAAATGCCTGGTCGCGTTGAATCCGGCTGGCTGAACCGGATGCTGGAGGGCCTGCCGAAGGGCGACAAGGTTTCTCCTGGCGCATCGGAGATTCGTGGACTGTCCGTCGGTGCCAACGCACCGCTCGTCATTCGCGGCAAGGCGCCGGTGCTCGGCTGGTCGCCGTCCAATCTGCAGCCGGTCAGTGACGATCTGCCGCCGCGTCTGATGGATCTTTACAATCACACCGACCCGCTATTTGCAAAGATCCTCGCCGAAGGCATTTCGACCGGCAAGATCGCCGCTGGTCTTGATGTCAAGGCAAGAGGCGGCCCCGGCGACCCCACCGGCATGGAACAGATGGCGAGAGGTGCCGCCCGGCTGTTGGCGCAGGACGACGGCCCCCGCGTCGCGGCATTGGCCTTCGAAGGATGGGATACCCATGCCGGCGAGGTGGACCGGCTGAACAAGCTTCTTGTCGGGCTCGATAATTCCTTTGCGGCGTTCCAGCAGGAACTTGGCCCAGCCTGGAAGGATACCGCCATCTTCGTTGCGACCGAATTCGGCCGTACCGCACAGGTCAATGGCACGCAGGGCACCGATCATGGCACTGGCACCGCCGCCTTCCTCGCAGGCGGCGCGATCAAGGGCGGTCGGGTGATTGCCGATTGGCCTGGTCTCAAGCAGGCGCAGCTGCGCGATGGCCGCGATCTTGCCGCCACCACGGATCTGCGCGCTGTCGTCAAGGGGATCGCGGTCGATCTGTTGGGGGCCTCGCCGGCTGTCTTGACGCGGGATGTCTTTCCCGGATCCGACCATGTCCTGCCGATGAAAGGGCTGATCGTCTGA
- a CDS encoding MFS transporter gives MPLPLFALFLAAFAFGTTEFVIAGILPDVAEGLGVSIPFAGYLVSGYALGIALGGPFLTMATRQVSRRTILLALTIAFCLGQIACALAPDFATMLLFRVATAIAHGAYFGIAMVVAVGLVPQAFRGRAVSVILAGLTVSNIIGVPVGAAIGGLWGWRTTFWAMTLVGILALVAIWALIPPTKAEPQQASHLGREVRVLGRQQVWTSLIMMLALMIGQMVPFTYITPLLREVTGLDAMLIPWVLLLNGVGATLGVFIGGRLSDWKLMPSLIVMLAVQAAVLVALYLVSPYPLPMSLTIFVWGALNFAIGTPIQARILMWTADAPSLASSLIPSGFNIGIAIAASVGAALLESGYGYRSLPVLGAGALALACVVAILSAARERRSGVLPPHAALT, from the coding sequence GTGCCCTTACCCCTCTTCGCCCTGTTTCTGGCTGCGTTCGCTTTCGGCACGACCGAATTTGTCATCGCCGGCATTCTTCCAGATGTCGCTGAGGGCTTAGGCGTCTCGATCCCTTTTGCCGGCTATCTGGTTTCCGGCTATGCGTTGGGAATTGCGCTCGGCGGACCTTTCCTCACCATGGCGACACGGCAGGTTTCGCGCCGTACCATTCTGCTCGCCCTTACGATAGCCTTTTGCCTGGGGCAGATCGCCTGCGCGCTCGCACCTGACTTCGCCACCATGCTCCTCTTTCGCGTCGCAACCGCCATCGCTCATGGCGCCTATTTCGGCATTGCCATGGTGGTTGCGGTCGGTCTCGTCCCGCAGGCATTTCGAGGACGCGCCGTCTCCGTCATCCTTGCAGGTTTGACGGTGTCTAATATCATCGGCGTCCCGGTCGGTGCGGCAATCGGTGGACTTTGGGGATGGCGTACGACTTTTTGGGCAATGACCTTGGTCGGCATTCTCGCATTGGTCGCGATATGGGCCTTGATCCCGCCAACGAAAGCAGAACCTCAGCAAGCCAGCCATTTGGGCCGTGAAGTGCGCGTTCTCGGCCGCCAGCAGGTCTGGACTTCACTCATCATGATGCTCGCCCTGATGATCGGCCAGATGGTGCCGTTTACCTACATAACACCGCTCCTGCGCGAAGTGACGGGCCTCGATGCCATGCTTATTCCCTGGGTGCTTCTGCTCAATGGCGTCGGGGCAACACTGGGCGTTTTCATTGGTGGCCGGCTGTCGGACTGGAAGCTGATGCCGTCGCTGATTGTCATGCTCGCCGTTCAGGCCGCCGTACTTGTCGCCCTTTACCTGGTGAGCCCCTATCCCTTGCCGATGAGCCTGACGATCTTCGTTTGGGGTGCCTTAAATTTCGCCATCGGCACTCCTATCCAGGCTCGCATCCTGATGTGGACCGCCGATGCGCCAAGCCTGGCTTCCTCGCTTATCCCGTCAGGCTTCAATATCGGCATTGCGATTGCAGCAAGCGTCGGTGCCGCCCTACTCGAGAGCGGATATGGCTATCGCAGTTTGCCCGTACTTGGCGCAGGCGCACTTGCCTTGGCCTGCGTGGTCGCCATCCTCTCGGCAGCGCGCGAGAGGCGTAGCGGCGTCCTCCCGCCGCATGCAGCTCTCACCTGA
- a CDS encoding FadR/GntR family transcriptional regulator → MSEVADWLSYTSPISRKNAAEAVFEDIRSAITSGRLAVGTRLPAESQLATRYGVSRPIIREALRSLQTLGLTQTRTGSGTYVVTSTSGPELRYGGYSARDLIEARPFIEVPAAGWAALRRTEQQLTRLLELCDEMDREEDPLKWVNLDSEFHSTIAQSSGNAVFAKIVADARDALMRQSELVNMMAQRRVASNVEHRRIVEAIAAGSEEEAIAAMEAHLGQVKQVVTTIIGEGQPHH, encoded by the coding sequence ATGAGTGAGGTGGCTGATTGGTTATCTTATACAAGTCCGATCAGTCGGAAAAACGCTGCCGAGGCAGTGTTTGAGGATATTCGTTCGGCAATCACATCGGGACGGTTGGCGGTCGGGACACGGCTGCCCGCCGAGTCGCAGCTTGCGACGCGTTATGGTGTCAGCCGCCCGATCATTCGTGAGGCGCTCCGTTCGCTTCAGACACTCGGTCTCACCCAGACGCGCACCGGCAGCGGCACATATGTCGTGACCTCGACGTCAGGTCCGGAGCTCCGTTACGGCGGTTATTCAGCCCGCGACCTGATAGAGGCGCGTCCATTCATCGAGGTTCCGGCCGCTGGCTGGGCGGCGTTGCGGCGCACGGAGCAGCAGCTGACGCGTCTGCTAGAACTCTGCGATGAGATGGATCGGGAAGAAGATCCTTTGAAGTGGGTGAACCTGGACTCGGAATTCCATTCGACGATCGCGCAATCCTCGGGAAATGCCGTGTTTGCCAAGATCGTCGCCGATGCCCGTGATGCGCTGATGCGGCAATCGGAGCTGGTCAATATGATGGCGCAGCGCCGCGTTGCCTCGAATGTCGAGCACCGCCGCATCGTCGAGGCGATTGCGGCGGGATCGGAAGAGGAGGCCATCGCGGCGATGGAAGCCCATCTCGGTCAGGTCAAGCAGGTTGTGACGACCATCATCGGCGAGGGTCAGCCGCATCATTGA
- a CDS encoding aspartate ammonia-lyase yields MVKTRSEYDLLGEKDIPAEVYWGVHTARAVENFQVTGTPIGRYTHLIRGLAFVKEAAAVANHELGLLSKEKLDAIVRACREIRAGELHDQFVVDVIQGGAGTSTNMNANEVIANRGLELLGHAKGDYAHLHPNDHVNLSQSTNDAYPTAVNVALIEAIDDLATAMETLQQAFECKAKEFDGILKVGRTQLQDAVPMTLGQEFRTFAVMLGEDRSRLIESAALLHEVNLGATAIGTGLNAPAGYAALACTHLAELTGRPLVTASDLIEATQDPGAFVHLSGVLKRVAVKLSKTCNDLRLLSSGPRAGIGEITLPAMQAGSSIMPGKVNPVIPEMVNQVAFSVIGNDITVTMAAEAGQLQLNAFEPIIVRSLSESIVHLTAACNILAERCVAGITANPALMAQRLQESIGLATALNPLIGYQAATKVAREALATGRTVPEIVLDHGYLTAEQLFEALRPERLANLPAALNDAADPRR; encoded by the coding sequence GTGGTCAAGACGCGAAGCGAGTATGACCTGCTGGGCGAAAAGGATATTCCGGCTGAGGTTTATTGGGGGGTACACACGGCAAGAGCGGTTGAGAACTTCCAGGTCACGGGAACGCCGATCGGACGCTATACGCATCTCATCCGCGGCCTAGCCTTCGTCAAAGAAGCAGCGGCCGTCGCCAATCATGAACTCGGCTTGCTCAGCAAGGAAAAGCTCGACGCCATCGTGCGCGCCTGCCGCGAAATCCGCGCCGGAGAGCTTCACGATCAGTTCGTCGTCGACGTCATTCAAGGTGGCGCCGGCACCTCCACCAACATGAACGCCAATGAGGTCATCGCCAACCGCGGGCTCGAATTGCTCGGCCATGCCAAGGGTGACTATGCTCACCTTCATCCGAACGATCACGTCAATCTCAGTCAGTCGACCAACGACGCCTACCCGACGGCCGTCAATGTCGCGCTGATCGAAGCGATCGATGATCTGGCGACAGCAATGGAGACGCTCCAGCAAGCTTTCGAGTGCAAGGCCAAGGAGTTCGACGGCATTTTGAAGGTCGGTCGCACTCAGTTGCAGGATGCCGTGCCGATGACGCTCGGCCAGGAATTCAGAACCTTCGCCGTCATGCTCGGGGAAGACCGGTCCCGCCTGATCGAATCGGCAGCCCTGCTGCATGAGGTCAATCTCGGTGCCACCGCCATCGGCACCGGCCTCAATGCGCCTGCCGGCTATGCAGCACTTGCGTGCACTCATCTGGCTGAGTTGACAGGCCGCCCCCTGGTCACGGCAAGCGACCTCATCGAAGCAACGCAGGATCCCGGCGCCTTCGTCCATCTCTCCGGCGTACTGAAGCGTGTCGCAGTGAAGCTGTCGAAGACCTGCAACGACCTGCGTCTGCTATCGTCCGGGCCGCGGGCCGGCATCGGCGAGATCACGCTGCCGGCGATGCAGGCGGGTTCGAGCATCATGCCCGGCAAGGTCAATCCGGTGATCCCGGAAATGGTCAATCAGGTGGCGTTCTCCGTCATCGGCAACGACATCACCGTGACCATGGCGGCGGAGGCAGGCCAGCTGCAGCTCAACGCCTTCGAACCGATCATCGTGCGTTCGCTGTCGGAAAGCATCGTGCATCTGACCGCGGCCTGCAATATCCTTGCCGAGCGCTGCGTCGCTGGCATCACGGCCAATCCGGCTCTGATGGCACAGCGCCTGCAGGAATCGATCGGCCTTGCCACGGCGCTCAATCCGTTGATCGGCTATCAGGCGGCGACCAAAGTTGCCCGCGAGGCGCTGGCAACGGGACGTACGGTGCCGGAAATCGTGCTCGACCATGGATATCTGACTGCCGAGCAGCTCTTCGAGGCGCTCCGGCCGGAGCGGCTCGCCAACCTGCCCGCCGCTCTCAATGATGCGGCTGACCCTCGCCGATGA
- a CDS encoding amino acid permease yields MSVDPIQNIPADRRPPVNEDLGYHKALKPRQIQMIAIGGAIGTGLFLGAGGRLAAAGPALIFVYALCGFFAFLVLRALGELIMHRPSSGSFVSYAREFYGEKMAFAVGWMYWLNWAMTSVADVTAVALYMNFFKHYVPWLAGIDQWVFALVALMVVLAMNLLSVKVFGELEFWFSLVKVLALASFLVIGIYFVVSGTPIAGHSAGFSIISDSGGFFPNGILPAFVIIQGVVFAYASIELIGTTAGETEDPRKVMPGAIRTVVARLLIFYVGSVLLLSLLLPYTAYKAGESPFVTFFGTIGIQGADIIMNLVVLTAVLSSLNAGLYSTGRILHSMAVSGSAPAALAKMNKAGVPYGGIAVTAAVTVIGVALNAVVPSAAFEIALNLSALGIISAWGVIVLCQLKLWKLSKRGEMARPDFRMFGAPYTGILTLIFLFAVLVLMALDYPVGTWTIASLVLIAPALVIGWYLLRDRIYRLAAERGQS; encoded by the coding sequence ATGTCAGTCGACCCCATTCAAAATATCCCGGCGGATCGCCGGCCGCCGGTCAATGAGGATCTTGGCTATCATAAGGCGCTCAAGCCACGGCAGATCCAGATGATCGCCATCGGCGGCGCGATCGGCACCGGTCTTTTCCTTGGTGCGGGCGGACGTCTAGCCGCAGCCGGCCCCGCGCTCATCTTCGTCTATGCGCTGTGCGGTTTCTTCGCCTTCCTCGTGTTGCGCGCGCTCGGCGAACTGATCATGCACCGCCCGAGCTCCGGCTCCTTCGTCTCCTACGCCCGCGAATTCTACGGTGAGAAGATGGCCTTTGCGGTCGGCTGGATGTACTGGCTGAATTGGGCCATGACGTCGGTTGCCGATGTGACGGCCGTCGCCCTCTACATGAACTTCTTCAAGCACTATGTTCCCTGGCTTGCCGGCATCGACCAGTGGGTCTTTGCGCTGGTTGCGCTGATGGTGGTGCTGGCCATGAACCTTTTGTCGGTAAAGGTCTTCGGCGAACTGGAATTCTGGTTCAGCCTGGTCAAGGTTCTGGCGTTGGCCAGCTTCCTCGTCATCGGTATCTATTTTGTCGTCTCCGGCACTCCGATTGCCGGTCATTCAGCAGGTTTCAGCATCATCAGCGACAGCGGCGGCTTCTTCCCCAATGGCATTTTGCCCGCCTTCGTCATCATTCAGGGCGTCGTCTTTGCCTATGCGTCGATCGAGCTGATCGGCACGACGGCAGGTGAAACCGAGGATCCCCGCAAGGTGATGCCGGGTGCGATCCGCACGGTGGTCGCGCGCCTGCTGATCTTTTATGTCGGTTCGGTGCTGCTTCTGTCGCTGCTTTTGCCTTACACGGCCTATAAGGCCGGTGAGAGCCCGTTCGTCACCTTCTTCGGGACGATCGGCATCCAAGGCGCCGATATCATCATGAACCTCGTCGTGCTGACTGCCGTGCTCTCCTCGCTGAATGCAGGCCTTTACTCCACCGGCCGCATCCTGCATTCGATGGCGGTCTCCGGCTCGGCGCCGGCAGCGCTTGCCAAGATGAACAAGGCCGGCGTGCCCTATGGCGGCATTGCGGTGACGGCCGCCGTCACCGTCATCGGTGTGGCATTGAACGCTGTCGTGCCGTCGGCTGCTTTCGAGATCGCCCTTAATCTCTCGGCACTCGGGATCATTTCGGCCTGGGGCGTGATCGTATTGTGCCAGCTGAAGCTCTGGAAGCTTTCCAAGCGCGGCGAGATGGCGCGTCCGGATTTCCGCATGTTCGGCGCGCCCTATACCGGTATCCTGACGCTCATCTTCCTCTTTGCGGTGCTGGTATTGATGGCGCTCGATTATCCGGTCGGCACCTGGACGATCGCGTCCCTCGTCCTGATCGCGCCGGCCCTCGTCATCGGCTGGTATCTGTTGCGTGACCGCATCTATCGGCTCGCGGCCGAGCGGGGCCAGTCGTGA
- a CDS encoding asparaginase domain-containing protein encodes MTAAQVNPLVAVIATGGTIASERTDSGASIPSLTGESLLALLPDMPVDLKPIELMAKDSASLTLADMQGISDKVGELLGDAAVSGIVVLHGTDAMEETALLVHLQHGLSKPVVFTGAQFTADHPRADGPANLAAAVTAAIEPTNAGRGVLVCFGGRLLPAWGLYKRSSDVGDAFRQSRPLENPPSPRLAAALDSVRVDIVAIYPGCDSVHVDASLRADAHGIVLAALGSGNANPRLVEAIRRCAGVGVPVVVSSRVPDGFLVSSYGGGGGGHDLAEAGAIHSSTLRPGQARILLAALVASGAGAEAIEHAFADFSGSATP; translated from the coding sequence GTGACGGCAGCGCAAGTCAATCCGCTGGTGGCAGTCATTGCCACCGGCGGTACCATTGCAAGCGAACGCACCGACAGCGGCGCCAGCATCCCGTCATTGACGGGAGAAAGCCTGCTGGCGCTGCTTCCCGACATGCCTGTCGATCTCAAGCCCATTGAACTGATGGCAAAGGATTCGGCGAGCCTCACACTCGCCGACATGCAGGGGATCAGCGACAAGGTCGGTGAATTGCTTGGCGATGCCGCGGTCAGCGGCATCGTCGTTCTGCATGGCACGGACGCGATGGAAGAGACGGCGCTGCTCGTTCATCTGCAGCATGGACTGAGCAAGCCGGTCGTGTTCACGGGCGCACAATTCACTGCCGATCACCCCAGAGCCGATGGCCCTGCCAACCTCGCAGCGGCCGTTACCGCCGCCATCGAGCCGACGAATGCGGGCCGTGGCGTGCTCGTCTGTTTCGGCGGCCGGCTGTTGCCCGCATGGGGACTCTATAAGCGGTCCTCGGATGTCGGCGATGCCTTCAGGCAGTCGCGGCCGCTCGAAAATCCGCCAAGCCCGCGCCTTGCGGCAGCCCTCGATAGCGTGCGTGTCGATATCGTTGCGATCTATCCGGGGTGCGATTCGGTACATGTAGATGCGAGTCTCAGGGCCGACGCGCATGGTATCGTTCTGGCGGCCCTCGGTTCGGGCAACGCCAATCCGCGTCTGGTCGAAGCCATCAGGCGCTGTGCCGGTGTCGGCGTGCCGGTTGTGGTCTCCAGCCGCGTGCCGGATGGGTTCCTTGTTTCAAGCTATGGCGGTGGTGGTGGCGGACATGATCTTGCCGAAGCCGGCGCAATTCATTCCTCCACACTGCGCCCGGGGCAGGCGAGAATCCTGCTGGCGGCGCTTGTCGCATCCGGTGCCGGCGCCGAGGCGATCGAGCACGCGTTTGCGGACTTCAGCGGCAGCGCGACGCCCTGA
- the aceA gene encoding isocitrate lyase translates to MTDFYKLVPSAPAGRFDGVERPYQAADVERLRGSITIRHSLAEMGANRLWQLIHKEDFVNALGALSGNQAMQMVRAGLKAIYLSGWQVAADANTASAMYPDQSLYPANAGPELAKRINRTLQRADQIETAEGKGLSVDTWFAPIVADAEAGFGGPLNAFEIMKAYIEAGAAGVHFEDQLASEKKCGHLGGKVLIPTAAHIRNLNAARLAADVMGVPTLVVARTDAEAAKLLTSDIDERDQPFVDYDAGRTVEGFYQVRNGIEPCIARAVAYAPNCDLIWCETSKPDLEQARKFAEGVHRVHPGKLLAYNCSPSFNWRKNLDDATIAKFQRELGAMGYKFQFITLAGFHQLNFGMFELARGYKARQMAAYSELQEAEFAAEANGYTATKHQREVGTGYFDAVSLAITGGQSSTTAMHGSTEHAQFKPAAE, encoded by the coding sequence ATGACAGATTTTTACAAACTGGTTCCCAGCGCCCCTGCCGGGCGTTTCGATGGTGTCGAGCGCCCCTATCAAGCCGCGGATGTGGAGCGGCTGCGCGGATCGATCACCATCCGCCACTCACTGGCCGAGATGGGTGCGAACCGCCTATGGCAGCTCATTCACAAGGAAGATTTCGTCAATGCGCTCGGTGCGCTCTCGGGCAACCAGGCTATGCAGATGGTTCGCGCCGGCCTGAAGGCGATCTATCTTTCGGGATGGCAGGTCGCAGCCGACGCCAATACGGCGTCCGCCATGTATCCGGATCAGTCGCTTTATCCCGCCAATGCAGGCCCGGAACTGGCGAAGCGCATCAATCGCACCCTGCAACGCGCCGACCAGATCGAGACCGCTGAAGGCAAAGGGCTTTCCGTCGACACCTGGTTTGCACCGATCGTTGCAGATGCCGAAGCGGGCTTCGGCGGCCCCCTCAATGCCTTCGAAATCATGAAGGCCTATATCGAGGCGGGAGCTGCGGGCGTCCATTTCGAGGATCAGCTGGCATCGGAGAAAAAGTGCGGCCATCTCGGCGGAAAAGTGCTCATTCCGACGGCTGCTCATATCCGCAATCTCAATGCGGCGCGGCTTGCCGCCGACGTCATGGGCGTGCCGACCCTCGTGGTTGCGCGCACCGATGCCGAGGCCGCCAAGCTTCTGACGTCTGACATCGACGAGCGCGACCAGCCCTTCGTCGACTACGATGCCGGCCGCACGGTGGAAGGCTTCTATCAGGTCAGGAATGGCATCGAGCCCTGCATCGCCCGCGCCGTCGCCTACGCGCCCAATTGCGATCTCATCTGGTGCGAGACATCGAAGCCGGATCTAGAGCAGGCGCGTAAATTTGCCGAGGGCGTGCATCGGGTCCATCCCGGCAAGCTGCTGGCCTACAATTGCTCGCCGTCATTCAATTGGAGGAAGAACCTGGATGACGCGACGATCGCCAAATTCCAACGCGAGCTGGGTGCGATGGGCTACAAGTTCCAGTTCATCACGCTTGCCGGCTTCCACCAGCTGAATTTCGGCATGTTCGAGCTTGCCCGAGGCTACAAGGCCCGCCAGATGGCCGCCTATTCCGAATTGCAAGAAGCGGAATTTGCGGCCGAAGCCAATGGCTATACCGCCACCAAGCACCAGCGCGAAGTGGGCACTGGCTATTTCGACGCGGTCTCGCTGGCGATCACCGGCGGCCAGTCATCCACGACGGCCATGCACGGATCGACCGAGCATGCCCAGTTCAAACCGGCAGCAGAGTGA
- a CDS encoding XRE family transcriptional regulator, giving the protein MVERKIFAGPKVRRIRMGLGLTQTTMAQALDISPSYLNLIERNQRPLTVQLLLKLASVYKVDLDELQGEQGGSAGQLREVFADPLLAGEIPGDQELIELADAAPNAANGMIRLYRAYREQAARLSDLAELLSREGRVADVAGPRLPLDEVHDRLQSRPNFFARIEDAAETFHERLSPGDDIVGALKAWLKGEHGIAVRLLPVRSMPGLRRRYDRHSMRLFLSERLSPFDQIREIATEVSLLALREEIAVELNTLALSTPEANRIARFELARYASHALLMPYGAYLSAAQRMHYDIDGLGARFGVSYEQAATRLTNLQRPGTSGIPFFLMEIDNAGHRLRKAGAQGFPQARFGGACPKLNIHAAFAQPGQILVDAAQMPDGTGFLTVSRTIEGPRADFGERVRRTALLIGCDIAHRDEVIYGKALGTNQVMIGPACRLCERQGCLARAEPPVTRPLGLDEMVAGLSVFDFQ; this is encoded by the coding sequence ATGGTTGAGCGCAAGATCTTTGCCGGTCCGAAGGTTCGACGAATCCGCATGGGTCTCGGTCTGACGCAAACGACGATGGCGCAGGCCCTTGATATCTCGCCGTCCTATCTCAATCTCATCGAGCGCAATCAGCGGCCGCTGACCGTGCAACTGCTGTTGAAGCTGGCGTCGGTCTATAAGGTCGACCTCGACGAATTGCAGGGTGAGCAGGGCGGCAGCGCAGGGCAGTTGCGGGAAGTCTTTGCCGACCCATTGCTTGCAGGGGAGATTCCAGGCGATCAGGAGCTGATCGAACTTGCCGACGCGGCGCCGAATGCGGCAAACGGCATGATCCGGCTCTACCGCGCCTATCGCGAGCAGGCGGCAAGGCTATCCGATCTCGCCGAGCTCCTGTCGCGCGAGGGCAGGGTTGCCGATGTCGCCGGACCGCGTCTGCCGCTCGACGAGGTTCACGACCGGCTGCAGTCGCGTCCGAATTTCTTTGCTCGCATCGAAGATGCGGCAGAGACCTTTCATGAACGCCTGTCGCCCGGTGACGATATCGTAGGCGCGCTGAAGGCATGGTTGAAGGGTGAGCATGGCATAGCGGTGCGCCTATTGCCGGTCCGCTCCATGCCTGGCCTGCGGCGGCGCTACGACCGGCATTCGATGCGGCTTTTCTTGTCGGAGCGTCTGTCGCCCTTCGATCAGATCCGGGAGATTGCGACTGAAGTTTCTCTTTTAGCCCTGCGTGAGGAGATCGCCGTCGAGCTGAACACCCTTGCGCTTTCGACGCCTGAGGCCAACCGTATCGCCCGTTTCGAGCTGGCGCGCTATGCTTCCCATGCGCTTCTTATGCCCTATGGCGCCTATCTCTCGGCAGCGCAGCGAATGCATTATGATATCGATGGTCTAGGTGCCCGTTTCGGCGTTTCCTACGAGCAGGCCGCCACGCGGCTGACCAACCTGCAGCGTCCAGGCACATCTGGCATTCCGTTTTTCCTGATGGAGATCGACAATGCCGGCCATCGCCTGCGCAAGGCCGGGGCACAAGGCTTTCCACAGGCGCGCTTCGGCGGTGCCTGTCCGAAGCTCAATATCCACGCCGCCTTCGCTCAGCCCGGACAGATATTGGTGGACGCTGCCCAGATGCCTGACGGTACCGGCTTTCTGACCGTATCGAGGACGATCGAGGGACCGCGGGCCGACTTCGGAGAAAGGGTGCGCCGCACGGCACTTCTCATCGGCTGCGATATCGCCCATCGCGACGAGGTGATCTATGGAAAGGCGCTGGGTACCAATCAGGTCATGATCGGTCCTGCTTGTCGCCTATGCGAACGTCAGGGCTGTCTGGCAAGAGCCGAACCGCCGGTTACGCGTCCGCTTGGTCTCGATGAAATGGTGGCCGGTCTGAGTGTATTCGATTTTCAGTGA